A genomic region of Desulfurella sp. contains the following coding sequences:
- a CDS encoding PadR family transcriptional regulator — MESQIKIKGWCKEYPGERPPRFLRAFLLFFIGIEESHGYDLIEKLKNMGIHYENYELGYVYKTLRTMEKEGLIKSKWNLQEKGNARRIYAITKAGRDNLAKWAEILTNLRDSIDSFLGEYERIYKKKE; from the coding sequence ATGGAATCGCAAATTAAAATAAAAGGTTGGTGCAAAGAATATCCAGGTGAACGTCCGCCAAGATTTTTAAGGGCTTTTTTACTTTTTTTTATTGGCATAGAAGAGTCCCACGGTTATGATTTAATTGAAAAATTAAAAAATATGGGCATACATTATGAAAATTACGAACTTGGTTATGTTTATAAAACTCTTCGCACAATGGAAAAAGAAGGACTTATTAAATCTAAATGGAATTTACAAGAAAAAGGCAATGCAAGGCGAATTTATGCTATTACAAAAGCGGGTAGGGATAATTTAGCCAAATGGGCTGAGATACTAACAAATCTCAGAGATAGTATAGATAGTTTTCTTGGTGAATATGAAAGAATATACAAAAAAAAAGAGTAA
- a CDS encoding HD-GYP domain-containing protein — MYLVSVKSLKPNDILGKAIVNEKGQVLLNKGVKLDEHYIHILDKYGYQFVYVEDDDTKDIVIEEEISDELKNKAIKTIKKVFDVVTPTKDDNVDDFKEIVKKIEKGEIKKKLADSPFIKSIESIAFDIVNSLADIKVLNGMASLKKQDSFTYQHCLDVTILSVALANKLLYTKKKLIELAKGCLLHDIGRILINKSLYTQPRKLFPKEYELIKKHPQIGYLVLKDITQVGIIASHIAYQHHEQQDGLGYPRGLKGNNLLPTPDKTAEKGYIMPLAEIVSIANIYDALVSPRAYRSAYTPDQAFFIMKRMAGTQLNIEAFRVFSDIIPIYPVGTTVYILNGKYKNFIGVVSKVNQDNLTRPTVRLLYNASKRRITPLEIDLVKNPLINIAGIII, encoded by the coding sequence ATGTACTTAGTTTCAGTAAAATCACTTAAACCCAATGATATTTTAGGAAAAGCTATTGTTAACGAAAAAGGCCAGGTTCTCCTAAATAAAGGTGTAAAATTAGATGAACATTACATTCATATACTAGACAAATACGGTTATCAATTTGTCTATGTTGAAGACGATGATACAAAAGATATTGTCATAGAAGAGGAAATTAGTGATGAGCTAAAAAATAAAGCAATAAAAACTATCAAAAAAGTTTTTGATGTAGTAACACCTACAAAAGATGACAATGTCGATGATTTTAAAGAGATTGTCAAAAAAATAGAAAAAGGTGAAATTAAAAAAAAGTTAGCCGATTCTCCATTTATTAAATCAATAGAATCTATAGCCTTTGATATTGTAAATTCTTTAGCTGATATAAAAGTTTTAAATGGTATGGCAAGTCTTAAAAAACAGGATAGCTTTACTTACCAGCACTGCCTTGATGTTACAATTCTTTCTGTTGCGCTTGCAAATAAGCTATTATATACAAAAAAGAAACTTATTGAGTTAGCAAAGGGTTGTTTATTGCATGATATAGGCAGGATTTTAATAAACAAAAGCCTTTATACTCAGCCCAGAAAACTTTTTCCTAAAGAGTATGAATTGATAAAAAAACATCCCCAGATAGGCTATTTAGTTTTAAAAGACATTACACAAGTTGGTATAATTGCTTCTCATATAGCATATCAGCATCATGAACAACAAGACGGTCTGGGTTATCCAAGGGGACTAAAAGGAAATAATTTATTGCCAACTCCAGATAAAACAGCAGAAAAAGGATATATTATGCCTTTAGCCGAAATTGTAAGCATAGCAAATATCTATGATGCTTTGGTATCGCCTAGAGCATATAGATCTGCTTATACTCCGGATCAGGCTTTTTTTATTATGAAAAGAATGGCAGGAACCCAGCTCAATATTGAAGCTTTTAGAGTTTTTTCCGACATTATTCCAATTTATCCAGTAGGTACAACCGTGTATATTTTAAATGGAAAGTATAAAAACTTTATAGGTGTCGTTTCTAAAGTAAATCAGGACAATTTAACTAGACCTACGGTTAGGCTATTATATAACGCCTCAAAAAGGAGAATAACTCCACTTGAAATAGACTTGGTAAAAAATCCGCTTATAAATATAGCCGGTATAATTATTTGA
- a CDS encoding AarF/UbiB family protein encodes MEIRRTFGNIKRFREISFILAKYGFGFVTKNIKFRKTKPSTTPEQFRKLLEELGPTFVKFGQLLSTQENILPYEFVEELKKLQDDVTPFEFSKVKAIIETEFKKPLNEIFSYFNENVEASASLGQVHKAILIDGQTVAIKVKRPNIEKIIQSDIELLKQIGDYLNSKLKLYFNFEIKPLILEFEETIKKELDYEIEAQYMQTFKENLAKFKNVHVPKVFWEYTSRNVLTMEFIDGYKATNIENIRQAGFDTQKLAIEGAKVFWTQIFDIGLFHADPHPGNIIIMHDGKICYLDYGMVGRVTEDDKLNLVEMILGFIQKDADKILISVSNFTLNTNILNNTYLKSDIVELIDIYHSLPLKRIDISKVLRDLFRILKKYNIIISKNSLRLLRAIIIADGVGRQFYPDFNFTEIAKPYFESFARKLYSPFRILKKILQPNATYAIIANKIPFLFKKAEDVLESGQIKVEIQINGLDKLINTIRLVARQIGISLIISSIILGTSILIKDHLGKTFFGMPIKLVIPIIIIIILGIGIYKAEKELK; translated from the coding sequence ATGGAAATAAGAAGAACTTTTGGAAACATAAAACGATTTCGTGAAATATCATTTATCCTTGCTAAATATGGTTTTGGATTTGTTACAAAAAACATAAAATTTCGAAAAACTAAACCTTCAACAACCCCAGAACAATTTAGAAAATTACTAGAAGAATTAGGTCCTACTTTTGTTAAATTTGGTCAGCTTCTATCTACTCAAGAAAATATTTTACCATATGAATTTGTAGAAGAATTAAAAAAATTGCAAGACGATGTTACGCCTTTTGAATTTAGTAAAGTTAAAGCAATTATAGAAACAGAATTTAAAAAACCTTTGAATGAGATTTTTTCATATTTTAACGAAAATGTAGAAGCAAGCGCTTCACTTGGTCAGGTACACAAAGCAATTCTTATAGATGGCCAAACTGTTGCTATTAAGGTAAAAAGGCCAAATATTGAAAAAATTATACAATCTGATATAGAACTTTTAAAACAAATAGGGGATTATTTAAATTCAAAATTAAAATTGTACTTTAATTTTGAAATCAAGCCTCTTATATTAGAATTTGAAGAAACAATCAAAAAAGAACTCGATTACGAAATCGAAGCTCAATATATGCAAACATTCAAAGAAAATTTAGCCAAATTTAAGAATGTTCATGTACCAAAGGTATTTTGGGAATACACCTCACGTAATGTACTTACCATGGAATTCATTGATGGTTATAAGGCAACAAATATAGAAAATATTAGACAAGCAGGATTTGATACTCAAAAACTTGCTATAGAAGGAGCTAAGGTTTTTTGGACACAGATTTTTGACATTGGTTTATTCCATGCAGATCCCCATCCAGGTAATATTATTATTATGCATGATGGAAAAATCTGTTACTTAGATTATGGGATGGTTGGTAGAGTTACAGAAGATGATAAATTAAATTTGGTAGAAATGATACTTGGATTCATACAAAAAGATGCTGACAAAATTTTGATATCTGTTTCAAATTTTACATTAAATACAAACATTTTAAACAATACATACCTTAAATCAGATATTGTTGAACTGATAGACATATATCATTCTCTACCATTAAAGAGAATCGATATATCAAAAGTTTTGAGAGATTTATTCAGAATCTTAAAAAAATATAATATTATAATAAGCAAAAACTCATTAAGGCTTTTAAGGGCAATCATAATAGCAGATGGAGTTGGAAGACAATTTTATCCGGATTTTAACTTTACAGAAATAGCAAAACCTTATTTTGAAAGTTTTGCAAGAAAACTTTACTCACCTTTTAGGATTTTAAAAAAAATTTTACAACCCAATGCTACTTACGCAATAATAGCAAATAAGATTCCTTTTTTATTCAAAAAAGCAGAAGATGTTTTAGAAAGCGGCCAAATAAAAGTTGAAATTCAGATTAATGGTCTTGATAAACTTATAAATACAATTCGTCTTGTAGCTAGGCAAATTGGTATCAGTTTAATAATTAGCTCTATTATACTTGGTACATCGATTTTAATAAAAGATCATTTAGGCAAAACATTTTTCGGAATGCCAATCAAATTAGTAATACCAATAATTATTATAATAATTTTAGGAATAGGTATCTATAAAGCAGAAAAAGAACTCAAATAA
- a CDS encoding UbiX family flavin prenyltransferase has product MKIVVGISGASGIIYAKRLLEYLNYANKYKIYAVASKEAVSIAKKEISIDLIDFFKSLNIEYFDNDNFYSPIASGSFLVDKTIIIPCSVKTLSSITCGFSYNLITRACDIAIKERRTLTICPREMPFSPIHLENMLRLAQIGVNIVVPAPAFYGEPKTIDDLVNFVVGKVLDVSGIENNIYKRWK; this is encoded by the coding sequence ATGAAAATTGTAGTAGGCATAAGCGGTGCAAGTGGTATTATATATGCAAAAAGATTGCTTGAATATTTAAATTATGCCAATAAATATAAAATTTATGCCGTAGCTTCTAAAGAAGCAGTTAGTATTGCCAAAAAAGAAATAAGTATTGATTTAATAGATTTTTTTAAATCTTTAAATATAGAGTACTTTGATAACGATAATTTTTATTCTCCTATTGCCAGTGGTTCTTTTTTGGTTGATAAAACTATAATTATACCTTGTTCTGTTAAAACACTATCAAGCATTACCTGTGGTTTTTCTTATAATTTAATAACAAGAGCATGTGATATAGCAATAAAAGAAAGACGCACATTGACAATTTGTCCAAGAGAAATGCCATTTTCTCCAATACACCTTGAAAATATGTTAAGATTGGCACAAATTGGAGTGAATATTGTTGTGCCCGCGCCTGCTTTTTATGGTGAACCCAAAACGATAGATGATTTAGTAAATTTTGTTGTTGGCAAAGTATTGGATGTTTCAGGTATTGAAAACAACATATACAAAAGATGGAAATAA
- the flgA gene encoding flagellar basal body P-ring formation chaperone FlgA, with protein sequence MQKLYKHLIRCCKLQIISSSSLILIIFVITYVNAFSCDIDLIKNVEVNSDRVFISNIASKYPKNIEKMPVSLAPMPNETTKIDANYLKSILNSNNMHYSICGEYSIVKRKAFLITADTIYRLMGEKDLIIQTKLPIALPYNHYTLSISGIKNYGEYSWIQLTVMLNNQVYRNFFIQYLKKIDSLVPIASQDIRSYQVISKGDIEYKKVDYVPSYVITSKDSIIGAKALGNIKQGSYFTFYNTQRQMLVNIGDTVSAVYDKDGIDIQTSAKALQMGYKGDIIKIEFHSKRIGNAKVIGLKKVEIIQ encoded by the coding sequence ATGCAAAAGTTATACAAACATCTGATCAGATGTTGCAAACTGCAAATAATCTCAAGCAGTAGCTTAATATTAATTATATTTGTTATTACATATGTCAATGCATTTTCTTGTGATATTGATTTGATTAAAAATGTAGAAGTTAACTCAGACAGGGTTTTCATATCCAATATAGCTTCAAAATATCCCAAAAATATAGAAAAAATGCCAGTTTCTTTAGCTCCTATGCCGAATGAAACCACAAAAATCGATGCTAATTATTTAAAAAGCATATTAAATAGTAATAATATGCATTATAGTATATGTGGAGAATATTCTATAGTAAAGAGAAAGGCATTTTTAATCACAGCTGATACCATATATAGATTAATGGGTGAAAAAGATTTAATTATACAAACAAAATTACCAATAGCTTTGCCTTACAATCATTATACTTTAAGTATTAGCGGTATAAAAAATTATGGCGAATATAGCTGGATTCAATTGACAGTCATGCTTAATAATCAAGTTTATAGAAATTTTTTTATACAATATTTAAAAAAAATTGATTCTTTAGTTCCTATAGCAAGTCAGGATATAAGAAGTTATCAGGTAATATCTAAAGGTGATATAGAATACAAAAAGGTAGATTATGTGCCATCATATGTAATTACAAGTAAAGATTCAATTATTGGCGCAAAAGCACTTGGAAACATAAAACAAGGCAGTTATTTTACTTTTTATAATACACAAAGGCAGATGCTGGTTAATATTGGCGACACTGTAAGTGCTGTGTATGATAAAGACGGCATTGATATACAAACAAGCGCCAAAGCTTTGCAAATGGGTTATAAAGGTGATATAATAAAAATAGAGTTTCATTCAAAAAGAATTGGCAATGCTAAGGTAATTGGTTTGAAAAAAGTTGAAATAATTCAATGA
- the flgG gene encoding flagellar basal-body rod protein FlgG has protein sequence MIRALWTAATGMQGQQTNIDVIANNLANVNTVGFKRSRADFEDLIYQTQKEAGVNTTSNTVEPTGIQIGLGTQLADVSKNFMQGSLQETGNPLDLAIQGSGFFQITMPDGTIAYTRAGDFKLDNNGRIVTPDGYPLSPEITIPQDTTSISVGNDGTISVLEAGQTTPTQLGQIQLAFFANPAGLKAIGQNLFQQTVSSGTPTLGTPGINGLGTINQGYLEMSNVSVVQEMVDMIAAQRAYETNAKVIQTSDQMLQTANNLKQ, from the coding sequence ATGATTAGGGCTTTGTGGACAGCAGCCACAGGCATGCAAGGTCAGCAGACCAATATAGATGTGATAGCAAACAATTTAGCAAACGTAAATACAGTAGGGTTTAAACGATCCAGGGCAGACTTTGAAGATTTAATATATCAAACACAAAAAGAAGCAGGTGTAAATACGACATCAAATACTGTAGAGCCCACCGGTATACAAATCGGTTTAGGCACTCAACTTGCTGATGTATCAAAAAATTTTATGCAAGGAAGTCTTCAAGAAACTGGAAATCCACTTGATCTAGCTATACAGGGCAGCGGTTTTTTTCAAATAACAATGCCAGATGGTACAATAGCATATACAAGAGCTGGTGATTTTAAATTAGACAATAATGGGAGAATTGTTACACCAGACGGTTATCCTTTATCGCCAGAAATAACTATACCGCAAGATACAACTTCAATAAGTGTTGGTAATGATGGTACCATATCAGTATTGGAAGCTGGTCAAACAACGCCAACGCAGCTTGGCCAAATTCAGTTAGCTTTTTTTGCAAATCCAGCAGGTCTTAAAGCTATTGGTCAAAATCTATTTCAACAAACAGTATCATCAGGTACACCTACGCTTGGTACACCTGGTATAAATGGTCTTGGCACTATTAACCAAGGTTATCTCGAAATGTCAAATGTCAGCGTTGTTCAAGAAATGGTTGATATGATTGCAGCGCAAAGAGCATATGAGACTAATGCAAAAGTTATACAAACATCTGATCAGATGTTGCAAACTGCAAATAATCTCAAGCAGTAG
- a CDS encoding flagellar hook-basal body protein: protein MLSGIYTSASAMIIAAQRVNNIANNIANANTVGFKSEGINQKSWSEFNGYANANLPIPPDTKLAANFINETVNSVVHMDKDYINFSQGSLEKTGNKLDFAIEGKGFFAVLTPGGIQYTRDGQFGINNQGILVQRGTNYPVLGDNYFKNGKFIKVTPQTTFSQTGAVLENGTQTDSIAIRDFNNYANLRKVGDNCFVPVNNMQPQLTASFTLKEGYLEQSNVNIVKEMVELIQNQRSYDSYQKVISTFANQLIPNTIQMGNLT from the coding sequence GTGCTAAGTGGTATTTACACATCAGCAAGCGCTATGATTATAGCAGCGCAAAGGGTAAACAATATTGCAAACAACATTGCAAATGCAAATACAGTCGGTTTTAAAAGTGAAGGTATAAATCAAAAAAGCTGGTCAGAATTTAATGGTTATGCAAATGCAAATCTCCCAATACCACCAGATACTAAACTTGCTGCCAATTTTATAAATGAAACGGTAAACTCAGTTGTTCATATGGACAAAGACTATATCAATTTTTCTCAAGGTTCACTGGAAAAAACTGGAAATAAACTGGATTTTGCCATTGAAGGCAAAGGTTTTTTTGCCGTTTTGACACCAGGCGGTATACAATATACAAGGGATGGTCAATTTGGCATAAATAATCAAGGGATATTAGTTCAAAGAGGTACAAATTATCCAGTTCTTGGTGATAATTATTTTAAAAATGGAAAATTTATTAAAGTAACTCCCCAAACTACTTTTTCTCAAACTGGTGCCGTGTTAGAAAATGGTACTCAAACAGATTCAATTGCAATAAGAGATTTTAATAATTATGCGAATTTGAGAAAAGTTGGAGATAATTGTTTTGTGCCTGTTAACAATATGCAGCCACAATTAACAGCAAGCTTTACTTTAAAAGAAGGTTATTTAGAACAATCAAACGTTAATATAGTAAAAGAAATGGTTGAGCTCATACAAAACCAGCGATCATACGATAGTTATCAAAAAGTTATATCAACATTTGCAAATCAATTGATACCGAATACTATTCAAATGGGCAATCTAACATAA
- a CDS encoding glycoside hydrolase family 18 protein, with amino-acid sequence MKFLTLIIALVMLAGCSYTPNISTYVQQQPLIEQKPARVSTFLIAGFYPYWEQSKFPPQIAITNNIDVLYHAFVWPDKNGNLFVPKNFENKEIINIAKSKNIKVLLSVGGGNTSQSFSTVLSNKDLFYKFAYQLINFVVKNNYDGVDIDWEFPKNINDEYNLNKFVEFLRQNLGDNYTISIDLPFANYSGRYFDIDFLKNIVNYFVVMTYDYSGSWSRISGYNAPLTSGFCNSHDIQKSIEYWLARGVKPKSMLLGIPFYGRAFNSDEPCQEFNQSFAATYRNILSLLKNEDYQYFWDFMTKTPYLVNKKDKIYYSFDDPSSINAKIRYAFEMNLGGVAIWEITQDIVNNHHTLLPDIAQTVKNNELLN; translated from the coding sequence ATGAAATTTTTAACGCTTATCATAGCGTTAGTTATGCTAGCTGGCTGCAGCTATACACCTAATATTTCTACATATGTACAGCAGCAGCCATTAATAGAACAAAAACCAGCTAGAGTTTCCACTTTTTTAATAGCTGGTTTTTATCCTTACTGGGAACAATCAAAATTTCCTCCGCAAATTGCAATTACCAACAATATTGATGTACTTTATCATGCTTTTGTTTGGCCTGATAAAAACGGTAATCTTTTCGTACCTAAAAATTTCGAAAATAAAGAAATTATAAATATAGCCAAAAGTAAAAATATTAAAGTTTTGCTATCTGTAGGTGGTGGCAATACCTCACAATCATTTTCCACTGTTTTAAGCAATAAGGATTTATTTTATAAGTTTGCTTATCAATTAATAAATTTTGTTGTTAAAAATAATTATGATGGTGTTGATATTGATTGGGAGTTTCCAAAGAACATTAATGATGAATATAATTTAAATAAATTTGTTGAGTTTTTAAGACAAAATCTTGGTGATAACTATACAATAAGTATAGATCTGCCTTTTGCCAATTACAGTGGTAGATATTTTGACATAGATTTTTTGAAAAACATTGTCAATTATTTTGTTGTTATGACTTATGATTATTCAGGCTCGTGGAGTAGAATTAGTGGATACAATGCACCGCTTACATCAGGTTTTTGTAACTCTCATGATATACAAAAAAGTATTGAATATTGGCTTGCAAGGGGTGTTAAGCCTAAATCCATGTTACTTGGTATACCATTTTATGGTAGAGCTTTTAATTCTGATGAACCTTGTCAGGAATTTAACCAATCTTTTGCTGCTACTTATAGAAATATATTATCACTTTTAAAAAATGAAGATTATCAATATTTCTGGGATTTTATGACAAAAACACCGTATCTTGTAAATAAAAAGGATAAGATTTATTATAGTTTTGATGATCCTTCATCCATTAATGCCAAGATTCGTTATGCTTTTGAGATGAATTTGGGTGGAGTGGCTATTTGGGAGATAACTCAAGATATTGTAAATAATCACCATACTTTATTGCCAGATATAGCTCAAACAGTAAAAAATAATGAATTGTTAAATTAA
- a CDS encoding SurA N-terminal domain-containing protein, whose translation MKFLASLCLVMVFLTATAFAQTQDKVLATVNGYEITQSAVDNIMKSLPAGVVNDKNKEQVKENVLNTLISERVLLDEAKKLNLEKDPQVAQEIKAQTDNILINALLQKKFGNQNFTPSDKEITDFYNQNKSKLKDSKGQVLPLSKVKPEIAQYLTNMKKKQALDQYIEELKKQDNIKINK comes from the coding sequence ATGAAGTTTTTGGCTAGTTTGTGTCTGGTGATGGTTTTTTTAACGGCTACTGCTTTTGCTCAGACTCAGGATAAAGTTTTAGCCACTGTAAATGGGTACGAAATTACGCAATCGGCTGTGGATAATATTATGAAATCACTGCCTGCTGGTGTGGTTAATGATAAAAACAAAGAACAGGTAAAAGAAAATGTGCTTAATACTCTTATCAGCGAAAGGGTATTGTTGGACGAAGCAAAAAAACTTAATCTGGAAAAAGATCCCCAGGTTGCTCAAGAAATTAAAGCTCAAACCGACAATATTTTAATCAATGCGCTTTTGCAAAAGAAATTTGGCAATCAAAATTTTACACCGTCTGATAAAGAAATAACGGATTTTTACAATCAAAATAAATCAAAATTAAAAGACTCAAAAGGACAGGTTCTTCCTTTAAGTAAAGTAAAACCCGAAATTGCTCAATATTTAACAAATATGAAAAAGAAACAAGCACTGGATCAATACATTGAAGAGTTAAAAAAACAGGACAACATAAAAATTAACAAATAA
- a CDS encoding molybdopterin molybdotransferase MoeA encodes MKKNVLEALEIILGCVKPKPSDMVYLNESLGRVIYTDIIAKSDYPSSNKTAMDGYAIVYKNKDKPLKEISDYANLDENCALRLNTGNEIPEIFDCVVEVELIEKDGDFIKIKKNIEQYRNFVFSGSEIKKGEIVLKKGELINEQKRALIAYLGEVLIEVYQKPIVGIITTGDEVVFPGFNSNSDKVYNTNYFYLEGFIKKLNAECIYFGHVKDDPDDLIKIYNYAISRCDILISTGGSSKGTKDFTKKVFQELEIDTKFDETTVKPGKPLIFGQLKDKLIFGMPGWPSSLVVNAQLFLKPALKKLSGYTNYKNKIYFAKTIKPMHSRIGKDYFNRAIYAYTEDGIFVEPLENQDTSNFFSMAKANCLVWLDTNIGNVEKGTLLPIIIID; translated from the coding sequence ATGAAAAAAAATGTTTTAGAAGCACTCGAAATTATACTTGGATGCGTCAAGCCTAAACCATCTGATATGGTTTATTTAAATGAATCATTAGGTAGGGTAATTTATACCGATATAATTGCAAAATCAGATTATCCTTCATCAAACAAAACAGCAATGGATGGCTATGCTATAGTCTATAAAAACAAAGATAAGCCACTAAAAGAAATTTCGGACTATGCCAATTTAGATGAAAATTGTGCTTTAAGATTAAACACAGGCAATGAAATACCAGAAATCTTCGATTGTGTTGTAGAAGTTGAGCTTATTGAAAAAGATGGAGATTTCATAAAAATCAAAAAAAACATTGAACAATATAGAAATTTTGTTTTTTCTGGTTCTGAGATAAAAAAAGGTGAGATTGTACTTAAAAAAGGCGAGCTTATAAATGAACAAAAGAGAGCCTTAATTGCTTATCTTGGAGAAGTTTTGATTGAAGTTTATCAAAAACCTATTGTTGGGATAATCACAACAGGCGATGAAGTTGTTTTTCCAGGTTTTAATTCAAACAGTGATAAAGTTTACAATACGAATTATTTTTATCTTGAAGGTTTTATAAAAAAACTTAACGCTGAATGTATTTATTTTGGTCATGTAAAAGATGACCCAGATGATTTAATTAAAATTTATAATTATGCCATATCGCGCTGTGATATACTAATCAGTACTGGTGGTTCGTCAAAAGGCACAAAAGACTTTACAAAAAAAGTTTTTCAAGAGTTAGAAATAGATACAAAATTTGACGAAACGACAGTTAAGCCAGGAAAACCTTTGATATTTGGACAGTTAAAAGATAAATTAATATTTGGGATGCCAGGCTGGCCATCATCGTTGGTTGTAAATGCACAGCTATTTTTAAAACCAGCTTTAAAAAAACTATCAGGTTACACTAACTATAAAAACAAAATATATTTTGCTAAAACAATAAAACCTATGCATTCAAGAATTGGCAAAGATTATTTCAACAGGGCAATTTACGCTTACACCGAAGATGGCATTTTTGTAGAACCACTTGAAAATCAGGACACAAGCAACTTTTTTTCAATGGCAAAAGCTAATTGCCTGGTATGGCTTGATACAAATATTGGTAATGTAGAAAAAGGAACGCTTTTGCCAATTATAATTATTGACTAA
- a CDS encoding molybdopterin-binding protein, producing the protein MKKIKVPIEKSVGLALAHDITYINKDEGFKGARFKKGHIVEKNDIEILKSIGKNYIYQLIPEKDDIHEDDFALEIAPYIAGENVFYDKAPSEGKISFYSSINGLLKIDRNKLFKINALSDLSLPCIHNNFACTPNKTIAAFRIIPLYAKKNLLDKAKKILSNPLFNVIPYTVKKINVIITGNEIYYGLRKDKFKSHIESKLKKFNYSICDYQIVPDDINSIIKATQELSYADLLFVCGGSSVDPDDVTKIALGKANVKFVFKSNPIQPANNLSVGYLNDTTVCVVPAGSLYYKASALDIFLPRLLAKDKIDKKELKFYSEGGLCNFCDYCTYPICSFGK; encoded by the coding sequence GTGAAAAAAATAAAAGTACCTATTGAAAAAAGCGTTGGTTTAGCCCTAGCTCATGATATCACATATATAAACAAAGATGAAGGTTTCAAGGGTGCGCGATTTAAAAAAGGCCATATTGTGGAAAAAAACGACATTGAAATTCTCAAATCTATTGGAAAAAATTACATATATCAGCTAATACCAGAAAAAGACGATATACACGAAGATGATTTTGCACTAGAAATCGCACCTTATATTGCAGGAGAAAATGTTTTTTACGATAAAGCTCCAAGCGAAGGTAAAATTAGTTTTTATTCTTCAATTAATGGTTTGTTGAAAATTGACAGAAATAAATTATTCAAAATAAACGCTCTAAGTGATTTATCTCTTCCTTGCATACACAACAATTTTGCATGCACACCAAACAAAACGATTGCAGCGTTTCGCATTATACCGCTTTATGCGAAAAAAAACTTACTGGATAAAGCAAAAAAAATTTTAAGCAACCCACTTTTTAATGTAATACCATATACTGTAAAAAAAATAAATGTAATAATTACGGGAAATGAAATCTACTATGGTCTAAGAAAAGATAAATTTAAAAGCCATATAGAATCAAAACTCAAAAAATTTAACTACTCAATTTGTGATTATCAAATTGTTCCCGATGACATAAATTCTATTATAAAAGCCACACAAGAGTTAAGTTATGCTGATTTGTTATTTGTTTGTGGTGGAAGCAGTGTTGATCCAGACGATGTAACAAAAATAGCACTTGGTAAAGCAAATGTAAAGTTTGTGTTTAAATCAAACCCTATACAGCCTGCAAATAACTTAAGTGTTGGCTACCTTAACGATACAACTGTGTGCGTGGTACCAGCCGGTAGCCTATACTATAAGGCAAGTGCACTTGATATTTTTTTACCAAGGCTTCTTGCAAAAGACAAAATTGACAAAAAAGAATTAAAGTTCTACAGTGAAGGGGGTTTGTGCAACTTTTGTGATTATTGCACATACCCTATTTGTTCGTTCGGTAAATAA